The region TTCTTGTAGAGTAAATAATTGGATTTTGATTGAGTTATTTTTTTAAGGGAAAGAAGGAAAAGGCAGATTCAAAATCTTTTTTTCTTCGGACTTTCCCAAACACAAAATACCTCCTTGTATTCGCACTCTCAAATGAGAGTGGAATAAATTCGACTTTCATATAATATCTTAATAGAATTCCATGTAATGATCAATGCATTTTTTTGATTCTATATTATCTGCATGTGTAGAATACTAGCAAGAGAATATCTCTTCTTTATTTATGTAATTGAAATGGTATTGACGAATAACAAATAAACATAATAGTGTTTATTAGTGTCGCATAAAACCCGAAATGGGGCGTGGCCAAGTGGTAAGGCAGCGGGTTTTGGTCCCGTTACTCGGAGGTTCGAATCCTTCCGTCCCAGATTGTTTCTGATGAAACAAACGGTGAAATCATATAGTACTCCGTATGAGACAAAAGTttattaaagagaataatgatatcTTATGTTTTCTCAGAAAACATAATAAAGTCTTAAGTCCAGTCAAATTGACTACctttattttcatgaaaaaaatgggATCTAGCAGGCACATTCAGGATATGCCTCTACTATGATCACTtaataatcacttaataatcacttaatcatatttttttcttccttttggtcTTCGAGTCGAAGAAGTACCAAAAACAATTAACTACCAAAAACTTTCAATCTATTCATTGGAATAGTTTATTTAGTTATTATAGTTAATTGTTTTTGGTACGGAAAAAATATATTACTAATAGAATTCTAATTCTAGTAATTAAATGAATTAAACTTTTTTGGAGGTTGATAGTTTATTTATTGAGGAAGAGTCAATCCTTCTCTTCTCACTTCAAGATTGATCATCTCGAGCCATCCGTTGAGGGTGGAAATTTAATAATAAATAAGTTTTAAGCAAACTTGTTTAGTCGTCTTTTTCTATGTTTCATTCATATGATAGAATTCGAATATGGGTTTAAATAAATTGGATCTTGGCGGAGGCTTCCCGGATAAATACTTACTTTCTTTTATCCATATTGCTCCATAGATAGCAAGTTTTAATTTTAATTAGTATACAAAAAACAAAACCAATGACTATTCATGATTCCATCCATATTGGATCAATTTTCTATACCACTTTGCAATGAAAAGAGGAATGTTTGTTATGGTAAAACTTCGTTTAAAACGATGTGGTAGAAAGCAACGTGCGACTTGAAGGACATGATCGATTGTGGATTTTGCTATCCATCATTTTCCATAGTAATGAAAATGCTCTTGGCTCGACATAGCCTGTTCTATTCGTTCCGAACCAAATTTGCGCAGGGTTTAAGTAACATAGTACACGATGGAGCTCGAGAGGACAGAGTTTATTTTTTATCAAGGGAAAGAATCTAGGGTTAGTGAAAACTAATAAATTAGGCCAACTTTGTCAGTCTATCCTTAATATAGAAATAAATCGAAAGGTTAAAATACGAAGAAAGTCCAATAAAAGTATATCAGAATCAATCCCCCTTATTAGATTTCTATAGAAGAGATAAATGCTTTATCGAAGGAAATAAGAAAAAAGGGTATGTTGCTActcttttgaaagaaaaaaataggaattcCCGAAGTAATGTCTAAACCCAAGGATTTCACAAATCAAAGATAAAGGATTCCAGAACAAGTAAACACAATTTTCAATTGTCTCAACAACAGAGTTGGATCAGAATAAGGAATAAAAGTCAATTCGTTCGAAATGAGACAAAGAAAAGAGTTTAAAGACGACTCAAAAATTTTTGAAGGATTTTGCCTTCGAAGTTTCTCAGGCAGAATTAGCCAACTTGAGTCATGAGTATAAATGAAATTTGTTTTTTCTGTAAGGAAATTAATGGACGTCATAGTCTAATTTCTATTATTATCGACAGAAATTCGAATCATTTTCTCGAGCCGTATGAGGAGAAAACCTCCTATACGTTTCTAGGGGGGGCGTTGTTTATCTACATCTATCCCAATAAGCTGTCTATCGAATCGTTGCAATTGATGTTCGATCTCGAAGAGAAGGAAGAGATCTTCGAAAAGTAGGTTTTTATGATCCGATAAAGAatcaaacttgtttaaatgttccaGCTATTCTCTATTTCCTTGAAAAGGGTGCTCAACCGACAAGAACTGTTTATGATATTTTAAGGAAGGCGGAATTctttaaagaaaaagaaagaactttGAGTTAATTGAAGAACTAAATGAATAAAAAAGTAGGATAGGAGAAGATTATTAGTATTCCTCGTTGTCTAATTATTTAGACACAATTTACCTCTTTCTTAATCCTATTTGGATTTATATCGTGCCAATCCAACATAAGCCcctattttatttactttttctatCTAATTTGTTTTCTTACCATTGTATTTCCATTGACAAAGGTCTATTGAACAAATAGAATTTGTAGATAGATGGGTCTCTTTATCCTCACTCCATATTTAATTTTTCTGCTTACACTTCGCTCAAATGATAAGGGTGTTCCTCTTGCATGTATTCTCATAcaatataatatatattttttttaataaaaatcgcTAAAAAAAGGAGAATTTGGCCATCGTGATTAGGGTCGCTCTTTTTTTTCACTTTAGTGGAATTTAACCGGACCTGTTCGTTTTGCCATTTGAGTGTTTTTCATGGTCGATAAAATCTTTCTTTTGATGTCTTGCTAGTTCAATGTTTTGACAGAAGCGCGCGGTGTAATTCCATTGATTTTTGGATTTCGATCGTATCTAAGATCCTTTTTTTATCTGGGTTGCTAACTCAATGGTAGAGTACTCGGCTTTTAAGTGCGACTATGATCTTTTACACATTTGGATGAAACAACAAATTCGTCCAGACTCTTGGTAGAGTCTAGAAGACCACGACTGATCCTCAAAGGTAATGAATGGAAAAAATAGCATGTCGTAATAAAATCAATCTTTTTTGAATGGAATCCAAAATTACGATTTTCTGGGTCTAGTGAATAAATGGATAGAGCCTGGCTCCAATTCTGGTAAAATAAAAAGCAACGAGCTTAACTTCCTAATTGGAAGGATTCCCCGCTCTAATTAGACGTTAAAAATAGATTAGTGCCGGATGTGGGGAAAGGTTGGGTTTTCCTATGAGTGGaccctttattttttctttttttttagaaaTCCTAATTATTCTTGATTATGGATTGAATAAGGGATGTTATGGATTGAATGTGTAAAAGAAGCAGTATATTGATAAAGAGGCTGTATTCCAAAGTCAAAAGAGCGATTGGCctgcaaaaataaaaaacttgtTCTGTTCTTTTTTGTAATTTAGAACAAACATAAACTAATTCGGTAGAAAAGGAGCGGAAAAAGATCCGTGGATTAGACTCCCTTTCTTTCCAGGGTTTGTATTAAAAATGCAACACCCTGTTCTGACCATATTGCACTATGTATCATCATTCGATAAACCGAGAAATGCTTCTTCTCTCTGATTCAAGTAGAAATACAAATGGAAAAATTCGAAGGGTATTCAGAAAAACAGAAATCTCGTCAACAATACTTTGTCTACCCACTTCTCTTTCAGGAGTATATTTATGCATTTGCTCATGATTATGGATTAAACGGTTCTGAACCTGTGGAAATAGTTAGTTGGAATAACAAGAAATTTAGTTCACTACTTGTGAAACGTTTAATTATTCGAATGTATCAGCAGAATTTTTTGGATAACTCGGTTAATCATCCTAATCAAGATCGATTATTGGATTACAAAATTTTTTTTTATTCTGAGTTTTATTCTCAGATTCTATCTGAGGGGTTTGCGATTGTTGTGGAAATCCCATTCTCGCTACGGGAATTATCTTgtccgaaagaaaaagaaataccaaaGTTTCAGAATTTACGCTCTATTCATTCAATATTTCCCTTTTTAGAAGACAAATTTTTGCATTTGGATTATCTATCACATATAGAAATACCCTATCCTATCCATTTGgaaatcttggttcaactccttcAATACCGTATCCAAGATGTTCCATCTTTGCATTTATTGCGATTCTTTCTCAACTACTATTCGAATTGGAATAGTTTTATTACTTCAATGAAATCCattcttttttttcaaaaagaaaataaaagactaGTTAAATTCCTATATAACTCTTATGTATCAGAATAtgaatttttcttgttgtttcttCGTAAACAATCTTCTTGCTTACCATTAGCATATTCTGGAACTTTTCTGGAACGAATCCACTTTTCTAGGAAGATGGAACATTTTGGGATAATGTACCCTGGTTTTTCTCGGAAAACCTTATGGTTCTTTATGGATCCTCTTATACATTATGTTCGATATCAAGGAAAGGCAATTCTTGCATCAAAAggcagtttttttttgaaaaagaaatgGAAATGCTACCTTATCAATTTCTGGCaatattatttctttttttggaCTCAGCCGCGAAGAATCCATATAAACCAATTAGCAAACTCTTGCTTCGATTTTATGGGATACCTTTCAAGTGTACCAAAAAGTCCTTTGTTGGTAAGGAATCAAATGCTGGAGAATTCATTTCTCATAGATACTCGAATGAAAAAATTCGATACCATAGTCCCCGCTACTCTCCTCATAGGATACTTATCAAAAGCTCAATTTTGTACTGGATCGGGGCATCCTATTAGTAAACCCATTTGGACGGATTTATCAGATTGGGATATTCTTGATCGATTTGGTCGGATATGTAGAAAtctttttcattatcatagtggaTCTTCGAAAAAACGGACTTTGTATCGACTAAAGTATATACTTCGACTTTCATGCGCTAGAACTTTAGCTCGTAAACATAAAAGCACGGTACGAACTTTTATGCAACGATTGGGTTcggcatttttagaagaattttttACGGAAGAAGAGCAAGTTTTTTCTTTGATGTTCACCAAAACAACTCTTTTTTCTTTCAGTGGATCACACACTGAGCGTATTTGGTATTTGGATATTATAGGTATCAATGACCTGGTCAACCCTCTTAATTAATCATTAGACAAAACTAATAAACAGGAAAGGGTTGATAAATGATCAAGaaaaaactttcatatttttcATTCTGAAATGTTCCTTTTATTATAATAAAGAGTAGGTGAATCAACTTACTAATTAAAAAATTAGTAGAACTTCCTCTTTGGAATAGAATATTGGCTATTTCTACATAGGGAAAGTCGTGTGCAATGAAAAATGCAAGCACGATTTGGGGAGGGATTTTTCTCTATTGTAACAAGGAAGAATTATCTACTCCATCCGACTAGTTCCGGGTTCGAGTCCCGGGCAACCCATATAGAAAAGACCCATCAAAGTTTTTAACTTTTACTCACTTCATTTACAAATAcaaaattattggtttggttaatTTATTTATATGGATAGCCAATCTTTGGGCTGACTTGGTTGACATTGGTATATAGTCTATGTTATACTGTTAAATAACAAGCCTTCTATTATCTATATTCTAGTTAATACGTGTGCTTGGGAGTCCTTGCAATTTGAATAAACCAAGATCTTACCATGACTGCAATTTTAGAGAGACGCGAAAGTACAAGCCTGTGGGGTCGCTTCTGCAACTGGATAACTAGCACTGAAAATCGTCTTTACATCGGATGGTTCGGTGTTTTGATGATCCCTACCTTATTGACCGCAACTTCTGTATTTATTATCGCCTTCATCGCTGCCCCTCCAGTAGATATTGATGGTATTCGCGAGCCTGTTTCTGGTTCTTTACTTTATGGAAACAATATTATCTCTGGTGCTATTATTCCTACTTCTGCGGCGATCGGATTGCACTTTTACCCAATTTGGGAAGCTGCATCTGTTGATGAGTGGTTATACAATGGTGGTCCTTATGAGCTAATTGTTCTACACTTCTTACTTGGTGTAGCTTGTTATATGGGTCGTGAGTGGGAACTTAGTTTCCGTCTGGGTATGCGTCCTTGGATTGCTGTTGCATATTCAGCTCCTGTTGCAGCTGCTACTGCTGTTTTCTTGATTTACCCTATTGGTCAAGGAAGCTTTTCTGATGGTATGCCTTTAGGAATCTCTGGTACTTTCAACTTTATGATTGTATTCCAGGCAGAGCACAACATCCTTATGCATCCATTCCACATGTTAGGTGTAGCTGGTGTATTCGGCGGTTCCCTATTCAGTGCTATGCATGGTTCCTTGGTAACCTCTAGTTTGATCAGGGAAACTACTGAAAATGAATCTGCTAATGAGGGTTACAAATTTGGTCAAGAGGAAGAGACTTATAATATTGTGGCTGCTCATGGTTATTTTGGCCGATTAATCTTCCAATATGCTAGTTTCAACAACTCTCGTTCTTTACACTTCTTCTTGGCTGCTTGGCCTGTAGTAGGAATCTGGTTCACTGCTTTAGGTATTAGTACTATGGCTTTCAACCTAAATGGTTTCAATTTCAACCAATCTGTAGTTGATAGTCAAGGTCGCGTTATTAATACTTGGGCTGATATCATCAACCGTGCTAACCTTGGTATGGAAGTAATGCACGAACGTAATGCTCACAACTTCCCTCTAGACTTAGCTGCTGTTGAAGTTCCAGCTATTAATGGATAAGGTTTTTCTGCTAACATATAAGAATTTTTGAAGAAAGAAAAGACAAAAATACCCAATATCTTGTTCTAGCAAGATATTGGGTattttgaatcttttttttcttcttaatcTTTCTATTCAGAATTCAGTTAACGACGAGATTTAGTATCCTTTCTTGCATTTTCATAACTCGTAAAATGCCGAGTAGGCACGAATTCTCCCAATTTGCGACCTACCATAGGATTTGTTATGTAAATAGGTATATGTTCCTTTCCATTATGAATCGCAATTGTATGGCCAACCATTGTGGGTAGAATGCTAGATGCCCGGGACCACgttactattgtttctttctcctccttcatattgaccttttctatctttgccaataaatgatgagctacaaaaggattcgttttttttcgtgtcacagctgattactccttttttcctttttaaagaGTGGCATTCTATGTCCAATATCTCGATCGAAGTACGGAGGTCAgaataaatagaataatgatcaacggaaaaaagaaaaaaatcctttAGCTGGATAAGGGGCGGATGTAGCCAAGTGGATCAAGGCAGTGGATTGTGAATCCACCATGCGCGGGTTCAATTCCCGTCGTTCGCCCATCGCAttattgcaaattccaaaaatgcAATTTTCCATATTCCTAGTTACGTATTTACTTACGGCGACGAAGAATAAAACTATCgctatattttttccttttcctagttcttcttccaagcgcagGATAACCCCAAGGGGTTGTGGGTTTTTTTCTACCAATGGGAGCTTTCCCTTCACCGCCCCCATGGGGGTGGTCCACAGGGTTCATAACTACCCCTCTTACTACGGGGCGTTTACCTAGCCAACACTTAGATCCGGCTCTACCCAAACTTTTTTGGTTCACCCCAACATTACCCACTTGTCCGACTGTTGCTAAGCAATTTTGGGATACTAAACGGACCTCCCCAGATGGTAATCTTAAAGTGGCCGATTTACCCTCTTTTGCAATGAGTTTCGCTACAGCACCTGCTGCTCTAGCTAATTGCCCACCCCTTCCACGTGTGATTTCTATGTTATGCATGGCCGTGCCTAAGGGCATATCGGTTGAAGTAGattcttcttttctctcaaaaaacCCCTTCCCAAACTGTACAAGCTTCTTCCAAAGCATACGGCTTTCTAGATGTATATGACGATCTCTAGACAGATGGATCTTATATGAATCATATGATGAAGTACCACATGAGTGGATATATAGGAAAGGAATCCAAATCTGCCGAATCGCTCATGTTATGATCTTCTACATCCTAGGTCTCTGCGTTCCGTCATCTGGCTTATGTTCTTCATGTAGCATTCAGATCGAATGACTCTATGAAATTACGTCGATACTTCCACATATTATGGGTAACGTAGGAGACATCCCTATTTTCCCCCGGGGGTCTTAATTACCACTGCTTAGCTTTCAATTTGCCTCTGACCATCAAATTAAATGTGAATAACCCGTCCTCCTCTCTTTGAAACAAGGGGCGCTTCCGGTTCTGTGCGTGCTTCAAACAATTTTGTCTTCTCCATATTACCATatctctagagtcaataattttctaTGAGGAACTACTGAACTCAATCACTTGCTGCCGTTACTCAACAGTTTTCTGTTGAGGTCTATCCCGTAGAGGTAGTCAAATTGGATCAGTGATCGATTTCTAGGTTTCGTCGTAAACCTAATTGGTTACTTCCAATTACGTAAATCAATAGTTCAAACCGCACTCAAAGGTAGGGCATTTCCCATTGATATAGGAACTTTTGTACCAGAAACAATAGTATCTCCAATTATAGCCCCTCTGGGATGTAAAATATATCTCTTCTCACCATCCCCATAGTGTATGAGACAAATGTATGCATTTCGATTAGGGTCGTATTCTATGGTTACGATTCTACCAGATATGTCTTTTTGATTCCGTCGAAAATCTATTTTACGGTATAGGCGCTTATGACCTCCCCCTCTATGCCTTGCGGTAATGATTCCTCTGGAATTACGACCTTTACCACAACGGTGCCGTCCATGGATCAAATTATTTCGTGGATTGGATTTCACTTGCCTGTCTACGGTTCCCTTGCGTGTGCTCGGGATAGGTGTTTTGTATAAATGTTTCGCCGTATTATTAAGTATTCTCCTTTAGTTTTTTTCTCTATCTAGAAGTGGAATAGAATAACCCGGTTGAAGGGTAATGATCATACGTCTGTAATGCATTGTATGGCCCAGAATAGGTcctattcttctaccttttccaggtagtcgatggctattcacagctaccaccttaacaccaaagaagagttcgacccaatgctttatttctgtcttagtgaatcccgattcgacattaaaagtatattgattctttcccaataaacgaagacttttttctgtaaatactgcgtatttgattccatccataaatcgactttccctcctatgctctgagttccagtatcgataagaattcgagttcttattgttcttatgttaTGGTATGAATATACCATACCAATTCGTTATGTATGGATGATGGATGAGATTCCATGGATAGAGAGCCAGTTCCAATAGACTTATGGAATGTTCCCGTTCGTGTGCATCCAGCAGGAATTGAACCCGCAAATTTACCAATTATGAGTTGGGCGCTTTAACCATTCAGCCATGGATGCTTAACAGGGATCATCGTACATCGTAAATAACCAATTTTCATATAGAAAGACATATCATAGAAAAATGAAATCGAAAATATTCCGAGATGGCAAATATTCGGAGATGACTATGAAAACACCTCTCTGGATCCTCGAATTGAAAGAGAGAttgagagggatcaagaatcctaattctcgctatttggaatggatccaattctattgagtctgactcatagtgatcatttctctttagcaaagaatgaccttggttatcaaagGATTGAACAACCGGGATCCATTTCCTTATGATACCTAGTTGGCATTGATAACAAGGAtctaatgaattatgagtttaataGATCCTCTTTAGCAGAAAGACGTATATTCCTTGCTCATTATCAGACAATCACTTATTCCCAAACCTCGTGTGGGACTAATCGTTTTCATTTACCATCTCATGGAAAACCCTTTTCGTTCCGCTTAGCCCTATCGGGTATTTTAGTGATAGGTTCTATAGGAACTGGACGATCCTATTTGGTCAAATACCTAACGAAAAATTACGATTTTCCTTTCATTAAGGTACGAGGGCTTCTTATTCCACAAGAACGAAAGCACCTTTTCATTCTTTCATATACTAGGGGTTTTTACTTGGAAAAGACAATGTTCCATACTAAAGGATTCGGGTCCATAACCACGAGTTCCAGTGCACTAGATCTTGTAGCACTTAGCAACGAGGCCCTATCCATTAGTATTCCACATAAGAAatccattctagaaaaaaatacaaTTAGATTAGCTCTTCATAGACAAACTTGGGGTTTGCGAGCCAAGGTAAGATCGGCTCGGGATCATGGGACCCTTTTCTATCAGATAGGAGGGGCTCTTGTACAAAATAGACTTACTAAGTAATAACCCCATAGAATCTATCTATATAAAGATAAAGAGGCAATCGTGTCAGGAAGCGGGTTTTTCTTTGGCCAAAAGGTACTTCGAACTTGGAACGAGCATGAAGAGATTAACGAGACTTCTTTCTCTTTTGAGTTTTTCTGGCGGACCTGCCGCGCAAGATCTTTGGTCTTCCCCTGGAACCGATGAAAAAAAGTGGATCGCTTCTTATGTACTCGCTCAGAATGATTCTTCTCTATCTATAGTTCATGGCCTATTAGAAGTAGAAGGTGCTCTGGTGCAATCCTTACCGACAGAAAAAGATTGCAGTCAGGTTGATAATAGTCGAGTGACATTACTTCGTCGGTCCGAACTAAGGAATCTGTTATAAATGTTTTGAAATGGATATTGTTCTCTCTTTGATCAGGGATTGCTATATgaaaagaagtggagtttgaaaaAGGGAACGGAATGCTCAAACCGGAACTGCTAGAGGAACGAATTTTCAATAGCATAACTTGGGCTCCTAGAATATGGCGCCCTTGGGACAatctatttgattgcagggttttgtTCCGAAGCAAAGATATCCGCGGAGGCCGGTTCGTTCGTCCTATTCTGATATTCAGGACCAAGAGGTACTGGATTCTCTTTCGGAtaggccctgaaaggagaagaaaggctgAAATGCCAACGGACCTCTGTCTATTCTCTAATTCACCCGATCCGATAGTACCCGTTTTTGGAACGTCCAGTGCCAAAGTCACTGAATGGGTAAGTCACCAATCCAATCCCTTTGACAAATCGGATGTCATATTAGATATCATattctatatatatagaaatatcatagatagaatagacatatagaatttttggtcggcaaattcgaaggaatcattgagtgaaaaaggagcaaagaatGACAAAAGACGAGACTCTACTAGTCTTCACTCTTGTGGTTTCCTCTTCCTCGGTTTCTGTTTTCTTATTCGGGATCTTGCTTTTCATGGTTCTCATCTCTGCAACTCGCGATTTTCGCGAGAGAACCAAATCCAAGTTGGTGAAGATCATGATTTGGGCTGGCACGGTATTGGGATCGTTTGATCGATTTCCTTAATTTGATCGCTACTTAATGGGCGTGCGCTCAAAGGATACAAACAGGGATTCGCAAACAAAAAGGGGAATTCGTAGTCACTTTTTCCTGTCGCGTAAAAAAAAGTCTTTACGCGAGAGCAATAGAGGTTGGGATACATCTATCTCTTCTGAGCAACCTCTTTTGGATTCTTAAGACTACCCTTGCAGTAGGATAccatctgctttgggttctttATTATCTCCTTCGAGGGATTTTTAAGATCGTTCAGGCTATATTTAGTCTATTTTGGCTTTTACTGTCTACTTTTCTCAGGGAGATGGTTAAGGACCTCAGAAGATAGAGGAGAGCGCCAGGCCCAGATTTCCGGAATACTTCTACGGGGAATGCTCATTGAATGAGCATTCTCCATATTATGCCTTGAAGAGGACTCGAACCTCCACGCTCTTCAGCACGAGATTTTGAGTCTCGCGTGTCTACCATTTCACCATCAAGGCATCTTGAAAGTGAATTGTATTCCATGAATATGATATCTATCTAAtgtgatatatggaatatatgacaAAGGTGGAGTCTTGGAGTATTTCGATCGATCGGTCATATAGGCCTGAGTCAGACATCAAATAGCTTCGATTTGCATTATCCGTAGGACACCTTATATGTATCAAAATCGATATCACAATCAAAAAGATGAAAGATGTACAATCCAATTTCTCGATTCAATAgaagcccaaagaggtgcatatgGTACCCAAATAAGAATAGGATAGATATGTCAAAAGCAGGTCTGATTACACCTATTCCTAATCCTAAATAGAATGTAAGGACGTAGGGATTTCTATGTAAACAGAGTATCCTATTTCCATAGGCTCGAATGACCCCTTCTCATAATAAGAATGTGCACGGTCTGGTCCGGTATGGAATGAACTTATAATCTGATGATCGAGTCGATTCCATGATTATAAGTTCATAACCCTAGCGCCCATTCCCATTTTGGGCGGAACAGATCTACTAATTCTTTTATTCCAGTTAGTAAGAGGGATCTTGAACTAAGAAATAGACCTAGCAGCTAAAAGAGGGTATCCTGAGCAATTGCAAGAATGGGGTTCATTGATATTCCTGGTATAGTAGATGCTATCACACATACAGTCATACTCAATTCGATGGAATTGTTTGATCTTAAAGGGGATCTTCTATAATTTCGCACATAAGGGGTTATTTCTTGGTTTCGTCCAGTCATTAATAACTTGATTATTTTTAGATAATAGTAGATAGAAAGAACGCTCGTAAGGAGTCCTATTGAAAC is a window of Hordeum vulgare subsp. vulgare unplaced genomic scaffold, MorexV3_pseudomolecules_assembly, whole genome shotgun sequence DNA encoding:
- the LOC123421773 gene encoding photosystem II protein D1: MTAILERRESTSLWGRFCNWITSTENRLYIGWFGVLMIPTLLTATSVFIIAFIAAPPVDIDGIREPVSGSLLYGNNIISGAIIPTSAAIGLHFYPIWEAASVDEWLYNGGPYELIVLHFLLGVACYMGREWELSFRLGMRPWIAVAYSAPVAAATAVFLIYPIGQGSFSDGMPLGISGTFNFMIVFQAEHNILMHPFHMLGVAGVFGGSLFSAMHGSLVTSSLIRETTENESANEGYKFGQEEETYNIVAAHGYFGRLIFQYASFNNSRSLHFFLAAWPVVGIWFTALGISTMAFNLNGFNFNQSVVDSQGRVINTWADIINRANLGMEVMHERNAHNFPLDLAAVEVPAING